The Astyanax mexicanus isolate ESR-SI-001 chromosome 20, AstMex3_surface, whole genome shotgun sequence genome contains a region encoding:
- the LOC103031748 gene encoding lysozyme C-like, translating into MGCILTNMHHTWLLPAGTCLASTASSYNSQTTTRNSDGSTSYGIFQINNRRWCSSDQVPSFNSCRISCSQLLTDDITADIECAKTIANQQSILFWPGWQANCQARELGQYIAGCEL; encoded by the exons atgggTTGTATTTTAACAAATATGCATCATACATGGCTACTACCTGCAGGGACGTGCTTGGCGAGTACTGCGTCCAGCTACAACTCTCAGACCACAACCCGTAACTCTGACGGCTCAACAAGTTACGGCATTTTCCAGATTAACAACCGGCGGTGGTGCTCCAGTGACCAGGTCCCCAGCTTTAACAGCTGCCGGATATCCTGCAGCC AGCTGTTGACTGATGACATCACTGCTGATATTGAGTGTGCCAAGACTATTGCCAACCAGCAGAGCATTTTATTTTG GCCAGGCTGGCAAGCCAACTGTCAAGCTCGGGAGTTGGGCCAGTACATCGCTGGTTGTGAACTTTGA
- the LOC103025635 gene encoding lysozyme C-like — MKLLVLLLLVGVANAMYYSNCELASTLQAAGMDGYNGVSLANWVCLAFSESSYNTQAIDYDSDGSTDYGIFQINDRWWCSNGVFPSYNGCGISCSELMTDNISADIACAKIIVDQQGISAWVGWQNNCEGQDVSQYIAGCSL, encoded by the exons ATGAAGCTTTTGGTGCTTCTTCTGCTCGTGGGCGTGGCCAATGCCATGTATTATTCCAACTGTGAGCTGGCGAGTACTCTCCAAGCAGCTGGAATGGACGGCTATAATGGTGTCAGTCTGGCCAACT GGGTTTGCTTGGCattttctgaatccagctacaaCACTCAGGCCATCGACTACGACTCTGACGGCTCCACTGACTACGGCATTTTCCAGATCAATGATCGTTGGTGGTGTTCCAATGGCGTGTTCCCCAGCTACAATGGCTGTGGCATTTCCTGCAGTG AGCTGATGACTGATAACATCTCTGCTGATATTGCCTGTGCCAAGATCATCGTGGACCAGCAGGGCATCTCCGCATG GGTGGGCTGGCAAAACAACTGCGAGGGCCAAGACGTGAGCCAGTACATCGCAGGTTGTAGCCTTTAA